In one window of Methanosarcina vacuolata Z-761 DNA:
- a CDS encoding acetyl-CoA carboxylase biotin carboxylase subunit: protein MFKKVLIANRGEIAIRVMRACRELGISTVAVCSEADKNALFAKYADEAYLIGPAPSSQSYLNMEAILAVAKNTGAEAIHPGYGFLSENPVFAKRCEEEGIVFIGPPSHVIAEMGSKIRARNLMMKAGVPVVPGTKDAVEDPVEAVKIAEEIGYPVLIKASAGGGGIGMKVVNSSDELAASLSSTRQMAGSAFGDSSVFIEKYVEEPRHIEIQIMADGYGNTIYLSDRECSIQRRHQKLIEEAPSPIMTPELRAQMGEAAVRVAKTIGYVNAGTVEFLYSKGNFYFLEVNTRLQVEHGITEMVTGVDIVREQLRIAWGEKLEFNQEDIIINGHSIECRINAEDPLNDFAPSPGKIRGYRSAGGPGVRVDSGVHTGYTISPYYDSMISKLCVWAKTRDAAIARMERALYEYVVVGVKTNIPFHKAVMRNPVFRRGDLTTAFIEDNNIMEAVEEVVKADAEKGATLASALEAKDKKVAAITAAVHAYVSMAQKTQR, encoded by the coding sequence ATGTTCAAAAAAGTACTCATTGCAAATCGCGGTGAGATTGCAATCAGGGTTATGCGTGCCTGCCGTGAACTTGGGATTTCCACGGTTGCGGTCTGCTCGGAAGCTGATAAAAATGCCCTTTTTGCCAAATATGCAGACGAGGCCTACCTGATAGGCCCGGCCCCTTCCAGCCAGAGCTATCTGAATATGGAAGCTATCCTTGCAGTTGCAAAAAACACAGGAGCTGAAGCAATTCATCCGGGCTATGGTTTCCTCTCCGAAAACCCGGTCTTTGCAAAACGCTGTGAGGAAGAAGGAATTGTTTTCATAGGCCCTCCAAGCCATGTGATTGCCGAGATGGGAAGCAAGATAAGGGCCAGAAATCTTATGATGAAGGCTGGTGTTCCGGTTGTGCCCGGGACGAAAGATGCAGTTGAAGACCCGGTCGAGGCTGTAAAAATTGCAGAAGAGATCGGCTATCCTGTTTTGATTAAAGCTTCGGCAGGCGGCGGCGGAATTGGGATGAAAGTGGTTAATTCCAGCGACGAACTTGCCGCTTCACTAAGTTCTACCAGGCAAATGGCTGGCTCAGCTTTTGGGGACTCTTCGGTTTTCATTGAAAAATATGTGGAAGAACCCAGGCACATAGAGATCCAGATTATGGCAGACGGGTATGGAAACACGATTTACCTCTCAGATAGGGAATGTTCCATCCAGAGAAGGCATCAGAAACTTATTGAAGAAGCTCCTTCACCTATTATGACTCCTGAACTCCGGGCCCAGATGGGAGAAGCCGCAGTCAGGGTAGCAAAGACGATTGGTTACGTAAATGCAGGGACAGTGGAGTTTCTTTATTCAAAGGGCAACTTCTATTTCCTTGAAGTCAATACTCGCTTGCAGGTCGAACACGGGATAACTGAGATGGTCACAGGTGTCGATATTGTAAGAGAGCAGCTCAGGATAGCCTGGGGAGAAAAGCTTGAATTTAATCAGGAAGATATCATTATTAACGGGCATTCTATTGAGTGCAGGATCAATGCGGAAGATCCGTTAAATGATTTTGCTCCTTCTCCCGGAAAGATCCGTGGATACCGGTCAGCAGGCGGGCCTGGAGTCAGGGTGGACAGTGGAGTACATACAGGTTACACCATTTCTCCTTACTACGATTCAATGATTTCGAAACTCTGCGTCTGGGCAAAGACAAGGGATGCAGCGATTGCCAGGATGGAAAGAGCTCTTTACGAGTATGTGGTCGTTGGAGTAAAAACCAATATACCCTTCCATAAAGCAGTCATGCGTAACCCGGTCTTCCGCAGGGGCGACCTGACAACGGCCTTTATCGAAGATAATAATATTATGGAAGCCGTCGAAGAGGTTGTCAAAGCAGATGCTGAAAAAGGGGCTACTCTGGCTTCGGCTCTTGAAGCAAAAGACAAAAAAGTTGCGGCCATTACAGCTGCCGTGCACGCCTATGTGAGCATGGCCCAGAAAACACAGCGGTGA
- a CDS encoding S-layer protein domain-containing protein: MRVPNKQRRKEIKKTNLVSVFFFFFLISLCFSVFYSISPALAATDKEKLSIIPADEEKLSIIPADKDSLSIIAINGEEIYIRSGYSHNFLQDYQLYIKGTDTEGKRVWIELSRNGVSLQDSIVTEGSQFVYSYNSTEILNLTVDTIYEGADGVLVKFSPVYQYLDPRLPVPQTPTESFDNASNNTSSSAAPELETHAEGFDMPLFLLGLGAVLLVTGFFAGKGKKK; the protein is encoded by the coding sequence ATGCGCGTTCCAAATAAACAAAGAAGAAAGGAAATTAAGAAGACAAACCTTGTTTCTGTATTTTTCTTTTTTTTCCTAATTTCCTTGTGCTTCTCAGTCTTTTACTCGATATCACCTGCTTTAGCTGCCACCGATAAAGAAAAACTTTCCATTATTCCTGCAGATGAAGAAAAACTTTCCATTATTCCTGCTGATAAAGACAGCCTTTCTATTATTGCTATCAATGGAGAGGAAATTTATATCAGGTCAGGTTACTCCCACAACTTTTTACAGGATTATCAGCTTTACATAAAAGGTACGGATACCGAAGGCAAAAGAGTCTGGATTGAACTTAGCAGAAACGGAGTTTCCCTTCAGGATAGTATTGTTACTGAAGGCTCTCAATTTGTGTATTCTTATAACTCTACGGAAATCCTTAATCTTACTGTGGATACGATATACGAAGGAGCAGATGGAGTGCTTGTGAAGTTTTCACCTGTATACCAGTATCTTGACCCCAGGCTTCCTGTGCCTCAAACGCCAACCGAATCTTTTGACAATGCTTCGAATAATACATCCTCTTCCGCTGCCCCTGAACTGGAAACTCACGCTGAGGGCTTTGATATGCCCCTCTTCCTTCTTGGGCTTGGAGCCGTGCTTCTGGTAACAGGTTTCTTTGCAGGAAAAGGGAAGAAAAAATAA
- a CDS encoding ferritin-like domain-containing protein, whose amino-acid sequence MTLEEILKNTFKGETTEVGWYLAMSKVAEREGFPDVAVYLRQIAMDEAWHATEVAEILGLVKETTLENLEMMFDGESKAEIEKAEAAELARKEGNTKAALFFEKASLDEARHKAGLNGFLERMRKQQ is encoded by the coding sequence ATGACTCTTGAAGAAATTCTAAAAAACACATTTAAAGGAGAGACTACTGAAGTTGGCTGGTATCTCGCAATGTCAAAGGTTGCTGAGCGGGAAGGATTTCCGGATGTCGCGGTTTACCTACGCCAGATCGCCATGGACGAAGCCTGGCACGCTACCGAGGTAGCTGAAATCCTGGGACTTGTAAAAGAAACAACTCTTGAAAATCTGGAAATGATGTTTGACGGGGAGAGTAAAGCCGAAATTGAGAAAGCTGAAGCTGCAGAATTAGCCAGGAAGGAAGGCAATACAAAAGCTGCCCTTTTCTTTGAAAAGGCATCTCTGGACGAAGCCAGGCATAAAGCAGGGCTTAATGGATTTCTGGAAAGAATGAGAAAACAGCAATGA
- a CDS encoding nitrite/sulfite reductase domain-containing protein has translation MVSHEYVKGDLPEKAAILQRDGETYAIAPHIPGGIVYPETLRKIADIAEKYGAAALKITSAQRIAIVGLKEEDLDAAWGELNLKPGAAIGLCVRSVKICPGTTFCKRGKQDSVGLGLKLDEKYHGMQLPSKLKIGVSGCHNSCSEPIIKDIGLMGTAKGFTLSVGGSAGPRPRLGSVVAKDLTEEQALDLVEKIINFYKKYPKPRRIGEVIDEIGLEKFKEEVGL, from the coding sequence ATGGTAAGTCATGAGTATGTGAAAGGAGATCTTCCCGAAAAAGCTGCAATTCTGCAAAGAGATGGAGAAACATATGCAATTGCTCCACATATTCCCGGAGGAATCGTATACCCGGAAACTCTTAGAAAAATAGCTGACATTGCAGAAAAGTATGGAGCTGCAGCCCTTAAGATTACCTCGGCCCAGAGGATTGCAATTGTAGGGTTAAAAGAAGAAGATCTGGATGCAGCATGGGGAGAACTGAATCTAAAACCCGGAGCTGCTATAGGACTCTGTGTCCGCAGCGTTAAAATTTGCCCTGGAACTACATTTTGCAAGAGAGGCAAACAGGACTCAGTCGGTCTTGGATTAAAACTTGATGAAAAATACCACGGGATGCAGCTTCCTTCCAAATTAAAAATTGGGGTTTCTGGCTGCCATAATTCGTGTTCCGAACCCATTATAAAGGATATAGGGCTAATGGGCACAGCAAAAGGCTTTACTTTATCCGTCGGGGGCAGTGCAGGGCCACGTCCGAGACTTGGTAGCGTAGTGGCAAAAGACCTCACCGAAGAGCAGGCTCTGGATCTTGTTGAAAAAATAATTAACTTTTATAAAAAATACCCCAAGCCAAGAAGAATCGGAGAAGTTATTGACGAGATCGGGCTTGAGAAATTCAAAGAAGAAGTGGGGTTGTAA
- a CDS encoding DUF424 domain-containing protein — MYIKIYKNGEHVLVAACDKEVLGKTLKHGSTVVEISRAFYEGEHVPEEELKKALEEATTANIFGEKTIKFGIKCGLIDPDSVIIIDGVPHAQIFRV; from the coding sequence ATGTATATAAAGATCTATAAAAATGGGGAGCATGTGCTTGTTGCAGCCTGCGATAAGGAAGTGCTCGGAAAGACCCTGAAACACGGCAGTACTGTAGTCGAGATCAGCAGGGCTTTTTATGAAGGGGAACACGTTCCCGAAGAAGAACTCAAGAAAGCCCTTGAAGAAGCTACGACTGCAAATATCTTTGGAGAAAAAACAATCAAATTTGGTATTAAATGCGGGTTAATTGATCCGGATTCAGTAATAATAATTGACGGCGTACCTCACGCCCAGATCTTCAGGGTTTAA
- a CDS encoding biotin--[acetyl-CoA-carboxylase] ligase: MGDKRSRIIKALKDAQKGPVSGEELGLKLGISRTMVWKYIKSLQADGYEIESSPKRGYVLKSVPQLLYPEEIQMGLKTTLLGKKIHYYEEVTSTNSTAKDIAASEEEGTLVIAEVQKGGRGRLGREWVSPHGGIWMSVILKPGIPLRHASRLTLVAGLAVANVIRNMGLDARIKWPNDVRINGKKVCGILTEAKAEVDRVDYVVLGIGINVNMDLKDIPESFRAGSTTLKAELGSHIKRVSFLQDFLFELEQQYILFKTQPFSHILNDWLALSDTIGREVKVTTPSRIIEGKAVGITPDGALVIRKADDTKEEIIAGRCIYARSK, from the coding sequence ATGGGAGATAAAAGATCTCGAATTATCAAGGCACTTAAAGATGCACAGAAAGGTCCTGTTTCCGGCGAGGAATTGGGGCTCAAGTTGGGGATCTCGAGGACAATGGTCTGGAAATATATCAAGTCCCTTCAGGCTGATGGTTATGAGATAGAATCATCTCCGAAAAGGGGATATGTCCTGAAATCCGTACCTCAACTCCTGTACCCGGAAGAAATCCAGATGGGTCTCAAAACTACTCTTCTAGGGAAAAAAATCCATTATTACGAAGAGGTAACTTCTACAAATAGTACTGCAAAAGACATCGCGGCATCGGAAGAAGAAGGTACGCTTGTTATTGCCGAAGTGCAGAAAGGAGGCCGGGGCCGTCTGGGCAGGGAATGGGTCTCCCCTCATGGTGGGATCTGGATGTCCGTGATCCTGAAACCCGGGATCCCTCTGAGGCATGCCTCAAGGCTTACTCTGGTTGCAGGGCTTGCAGTTGCAAACGTTATTCGCAATATGGGCCTTGATGCTCGCATTAAATGGCCAAATGATGTCCGAATTAATGGAAAAAAGGTTTGTGGGATTCTTACCGAGGCAAAGGCCGAAGTGGATAGAGTAGATTATGTTGTGCTGGGAATAGGGATTAATGTAAACATGGATTTGAAAGATATCCCTGAATCGTTCCGTGCGGGTTCCACAACTTTGAAAGCCGAGCTTGGAAGCCATATAAAAAGGGTCTCGTTCCTTCAAGATTTCCTTTTTGAGCTTGAGCAACAGTATATACTCTTCAAGACCCAGCCTTTCTCGCACATTCTTAATGACTGGCTTGCCCTCTCCGATACCATAGGAAGAGAGGTAAAAGTCACGACACCCTCACGAATTATAGAAGGCAAAGCTGTAGGAATAACCCCAGACGGAGCTCTCGTAATAAGAAAAGCCGACGATACCAAAGAAGAAATTATTGCAGGCAGATGCATTTATGCGCGTTCCAAATAA
- a CDS encoding coiled-coil protein — protein MTNDVSSTEIATADLSNLSERELKGKVNELRSKIEKSERQLASIFKELKINRTDIDELKEKRDSLNHQVKEKVAKAQELRDKRDEINKEIGEYKGRRSDVNSKTQELFSGIAGLKEQRDEYNKCSHGSVDSLTKAYEAEIDAFINKELPLAVEIKIFQKLNDLNKRLQAAKKANELHAQIQESYKESKGIHKRGDELHEKIQALSDGSQACHLEMLENFKSADEIRKEANTYHAQLTDKITNINSIKEKIDPLKNGIANNRKELSLYLDRLKDLQLTKEETKVNQKHSDAREKLQKNARLSLEDLKLLIEKGDVKFSNE, from the coding sequence ATGACCAACGACGTTTCAAGCACAGAAATTGCAACGGCCGACCTTTCAAACCTTAGCGAACGGGAGCTGAAGGGCAAGGTAAACGAGCTCAGGAGCAAGATAGAGAAAAGCGAAAGGCAGTTGGCATCGATTTTTAAGGAACTGAAGATTAACAGGACCGATATCGACGAGCTGAAAGAAAAGAGAGACTCTCTGAACCATCAGGTTAAGGAAAAGGTTGCAAAAGCACAGGAACTAAGAGACAAGCGGGACGAGATTAACAAAGAAATCGGTGAGTATAAGGGAAGAAGAAGTGACGTGAACTCAAAGACGCAAGAACTGTTTTCAGGAATTGCGGGACTCAAGGAACAGCGGGACGAATACAATAAATGTTCCCACGGAAGTGTGGACTCCCTTACAAAGGCTTATGAAGCCGAAATTGACGCTTTTATTAATAAAGAACTGCCTCTTGCAGTGGAAATTAAAATCTTCCAGAAGCTGAACGATCTCAATAAACGTCTGCAAGCTGCAAAGAAGGCAAATGAACTGCACGCGCAAATCCAGGAAAGTTATAAAGAGTCAAAAGGAATCCATAAGAGGGGAGACGAACTCCACGAAAAGATCCAGGCACTCTCAGACGGATCTCAGGCCTGCCACCTGGAAATGCTCGAAAATTTCAAGTCTGCAGACGAAATCCGAAAAGAAGCAAATACATATCATGCCCAGCTTACGGATAAAATCACAAACATAAACTCCATTAAAGAAAAAATTGACCCGCTTAAGAATGGTATTGCTAATAACCGGAAGGAACTTTCCTTATATCTGGACAGGTTAAAAGACCTGCAGCTTACGAAAGAAGAAACTAAAGTAAACCAAAAACACAGTGATGCCCGCGAAAAGCTTCAGAAAAACGCTCGTTTGAGCCTTGAAGATCTTAAACTCCTTATCGAAAAAGGGGATGTTAAATTCTCCAACGAGTAA
- a CDS encoding RNA methyltransferase, translating into MSLKIRVVLVEPMYQGNVGSVARAMKNFGYSDLVLVNPCKLEGEARAMSSHARDVLEGARIVSTLEEAVKGANLRIGTTGVASLKTGEHIRLPLYTSRELKERLKDCSGTIAILFGREDTGFRNDELKSFDMLFTIPTSEIYPIMNLSHAVAVVLYELSELEGGNSPLADGFDLQLLYEHMEKLLEEIDYPPHKKDKTFLMLRRIFGRAGLTPREVQTLRGIIRKTERKMGYELNEPEGQETEASASIEKFI; encoded by the coding sequence TTGTCACTTAAGATTCGTGTAGTACTTGTAGAGCCCATGTATCAGGGAAATGTCGGATCTGTTGCAAGAGCAATGAAGAACTTTGGATATAGTGACTTGGTGCTTGTAAATCCCTGTAAACTCGAAGGAGAAGCAAGAGCCATGTCATCGCATGCAAGAGATGTCCTTGAAGGAGCAAGAATTGTCTCAACGCTTGAAGAGGCTGTGAAAGGCGCAAACCTGAGGATAGGAACTACAGGGGTAGCAAGCCTGAAAACCGGGGAACACATCCGTCTTCCACTCTATACTTCCAGAGAGCTCAAAGAGAGGCTGAAAGATTGCAGCGGCACGATTGCAATTCTTTTCGGGCGCGAAGACACAGGGTTCCGGAACGATGAGCTAAAAAGTTTTGATATGCTTTTTACGATTCCAACTTCTGAAATATATCCGATTATGAATCTATCACATGCCGTTGCAGTGGTGCTTTACGAACTCTCGGAGCTGGAAGGAGGTAACAGTCCGCTTGCTGATGGGTTTGATCTCCAGCTTTTATACGAGCATATGGAAAAACTGCTGGAGGAAATCGATTATCCCCCTCATAAAAAAGACAAAACTTTTTTGATGTTGCGGAGAATATTCGGAAGGGCAGGGTTAACCCCCAGGGAAGTTCAAACTTTAAGGGGCATAATAAGAAAAACCGAAAGAAAAATGGGATACGAATTAAACGAGCCTGAGGGCCAGGAAACAGAAGCTTCGGCCAGCATAGAAAAGTTCATATGA
- a CDS encoding minichromosome maintenance protein MCM, with protein sequence MTETESKWDEKLKRFFKDYYWNEILQLANEYPDQRSLSVDFTDIEKFDRELSKEFLDHPEELIKAAEVALKEIDLPVEKSLEEAHVRVIRIPNRIPIRELRSKHLARFIAIEGMIRKATEVRPRITKAAFECLRCGYITFVDQNSFRFEEPFAGCEGESCGKKGPFKIRIEESTFIDAQKLQIQESPENLKGGSQPQSLEVDSEDDLTGNVTPGDRVIINGILKSRQRTLKDGKSTFYDLVLEANSIEQLDKDYDELEITTEDEEEILELSRDPEIYGKIVSSVAPSIYGYEDIKEALALQLFSGVVKNLPDGSRIRGDIHIMLVGDPGIAKSQLLRYVVKLSPRGVFTSGRSASASGLTAAAVKDDLNDGRWTIEGGALVMADMGIAAVDEMDKMKTEDKSALHEAMEQQTISIAKAGIIATLKSRCALLGAANPKYGRFDRYEGLAEQINMPPALLSRFDLIFVLLDTPDHTLDTKIANHILQSHYAGELFEQRENLPGSPITEDIVEAEMEVIEPVIQPEIMRKYVAYSRKNVFPVMEEDARAHLINFYTDLRKTGESKNTPVPVTARQLEALVRLSEASARIRLSNTVTLEDAKRTIKIVMNCLKNVGVDPETGALDADILASGTSMSQRNKIKILRDIIKKVSEKHPGAKAPLEEVYAIAENEHGINRVHAEENIKKMKQRGDLLSPDQNHIRLV encoded by the coding sequence ATGACCGAAACAGAAAGCAAGTGGGATGAAAAGCTAAAGAGGTTTTTTAAAGACTACTACTGGAATGAAATCCTCCAGCTTGCAAACGAATATCCGGATCAGCGAAGCCTTAGCGTAGATTTTACGGATATAGAGAAGTTTGACAGAGAGCTTTCAAAAGAGTTTCTTGACCATCCAGAAGAACTTATAAAGGCAGCTGAAGTTGCCCTGAAAGAAATTGACCTTCCTGTAGAAAAAAGCCTGGAAGAGGCTCACGTAAGGGTAATAAGAATCCCAAACCGAATACCTATAAGAGAGTTAAGAAGCAAGCACCTCGCGCGCTTTATTGCAATTGAGGGTATGATAAGGAAAGCAACCGAGGTGAGGCCAAGAATTACTAAAGCTGCTTTTGAGTGCCTCAGGTGTGGATATATTACTTTTGTGGACCAAAACAGCTTCAGATTCGAGGAGCCCTTCGCAGGTTGTGAAGGCGAGAGTTGTGGAAAGAAAGGGCCCTTTAAGATAAGGATAGAAGAGTCTACCTTTATCGATGCGCAGAAACTGCAGATCCAGGAATCACCCGAAAACCTGAAAGGAGGTTCACAGCCCCAGAGCCTTGAGGTGGACTCTGAAGATGACCTGACAGGAAATGTCACCCCCGGAGACAGGGTTATAATTAACGGAATTCTGAAATCAAGGCAGCGCACTCTGAAAGATGGGAAATCTACCTTTTATGACCTTGTGCTTGAAGCAAATTCCATAGAGCAACTGGATAAGGATTACGACGAACTTGAAATAACTACTGAAGACGAAGAAGAGATCCTTGAACTTTCCCGTGATCCTGAAATATATGGCAAAATTGTTAGTTCTGTTGCGCCTTCTATCTACGGCTACGAGGACATAAAAGAAGCTCTTGCCCTTCAATTGTTTTCTGGAGTTGTGAAAAACCTTCCTGACGGTTCCAGAATAAGAGGCGATATACATATTATGCTTGTAGGAGACCCTGGAATTGCAAAATCCCAGCTCCTGCGCTATGTTGTCAAACTCTCCCCGAGAGGCGTTTTTACTTCAGGGAGAAGTGCATCAGCAAGCGGTTTAACTGCGGCTGCCGTAAAAGATGACCTCAATGACGGTAGATGGACAATAGAAGGAGGTGCCCTTGTTATGGCTGATATGGGGATTGCTGCGGTTGATGAAATGGACAAAATGAAAACTGAGGATAAAAGTGCCCTGCACGAGGCAATGGAACAGCAAACCATAAGTATTGCCAAAGCGGGAATTATTGCTACGCTTAAGTCCCGCTGTGCTCTCCTGGGGGCTGCAAATCCAAAATACGGACGTTTTGACCGGTATGAAGGCCTTGCAGAACAAATAAACATGCCTCCTGCATTGCTTTCCCGTTTTGATCTTATCTTTGTTTTGCTCGATACTCCTGACCATACCCTCGACACCAAAATTGCGAACCATATCCTGCAGTCTCACTATGCAGGAGAACTCTTCGAGCAGCGGGAAAACCTTCCTGGATCCCCTATTACGGAAGATATTGTCGAAGCCGAAATGGAAGTAATCGAACCTGTCATACAGCCTGAAATCATGAGAAAATACGTTGCATATTCCCGGAAAAATGTGTTTCCTGTAATGGAGGAGGATGCAAGAGCTCATCTCATAAATTTCTATACGGATCTCAGAAAAACCGGAGAGAGCAAAAACACCCCTGTGCCCGTAACTGCGAGGCAACTTGAAGCGCTTGTCCGCCTCTCGGAAGCAAGTGCAAGAATCCGCCTGAGCAATACAGTCACGCTTGAAGATGCAAAAAGAACTATCAAAATTGTGATGAATTGCCTGAAAAACGTAGGTGTTGACCCCGAAACCGGAGCCCTTGATGCAGATATACTTGCATCTGGTACAAGCATGAGCCAGAGAAACAAGATAAAAATCCTGAGAGATATAATTAAGAAGGTAAGTGAGAAGCATCCGGGAGCTAAAGCTCCTCTCGAAGAGGTTTATGCTATAGCTGAAAACGAACACGGAATAAACAGGGTTCATGCTGAAGAGAATATTAAGAAAATGAAGCAAAGAGGAGACTTGCTTTCTCCGGATCAGAACCATATAAGGCTTGTTTAA
- the hdrD gene encoding dihydromethanophenazine:CoB--CoM heterodisulfide reductase subunit HdrD translates to MAKRTPSIDTKNLTAVQLMELDACVRCGECVKWCPTYAASGGKPGLAPRDKILRWRQYMNKSYGIKAKIFGPQEVPQSELEEFKDDVHGCTTCGVCATVCEAGINTVELWEAIRTNLVKKGIGPYGKQNAFPKLVGQYHNPYMKDQKDRLAWVPPDVKIENKAEIVYFTGCTAGYNQLALAFATSRVLNKLGIKFTMLGEEEWCCGSALIRTGQVHVNNVARELAKHNVESLQKKGAKKVLFACAGCFRAAKIDWPRLLGKELPFEVIHITQFLADLIKEDKIKWEKPINKTITYHDPCHLGRHVGVFNAPRYVLSHIPGVKFVEMDRSKEFQRCCGAGGGVKAGIPDLAVAMGEARVKDALETNADILSSACPFCKRNLSDGRDALKSDIVVEDIIELVAEALGLSTS, encoded by the coding sequence ATGGCAAAACGTACTCCTTCAATCGATACGAAGAATCTTACCGCAGTCCAGCTCATGGAACTTGATGCATGCGTTCGCTGTGGTGAGTGTGTAAAATGGTGTCCGACTTATGCCGCTTCCGGCGGGAAACCAGGATTAGCTCCAAGAGACAAGATCCTGCGCTGGAGGCAGTACATGAACAAATCCTATGGAATCAAAGCAAAAATCTTTGGTCCACAGGAAGTTCCTCAGTCAGAACTTGAAGAATTTAAAGATGATGTCCATGGCTGTACGACATGCGGTGTCTGTGCAACAGTTTGTGAAGCAGGTATTAACACTGTGGAACTCTGGGAAGCCATAAGGACAAATCTTGTAAAGAAAGGTATAGGTCCTTATGGGAAGCAGAATGCGTTCCCAAAACTTGTTGGTCAGTACCATAACCCTTATATGAAGGACCAGAAAGACAGACTTGCCTGGGTTCCCCCAGACGTGAAAATAGAAAACAAAGCAGAAATTGTCTATTTCACTGGCTGTACTGCAGGGTACAATCAGCTCGCTCTGGCCTTTGCAACATCACGTGTGCTCAACAAGCTGGGCATTAAGTTTACCATGCTTGGTGAAGAGGAATGGTGTTGCGGCTCAGCCCTTATCAGGACAGGCCAGGTGCATGTCAACAATGTTGCCCGTGAACTTGCAAAACACAATGTGGAGTCACTCCAGAAAAAAGGTGCTAAAAAGGTTTTGTTTGCGTGTGCAGGCTGTTTCCGTGCTGCAAAGATCGACTGGCCCAGGCTTCTTGGCAAAGAACTGCCTTTTGAGGTTATTCACATTACACAGTTCCTTGCAGACCTTATAAAAGAGGACAAGATTAAATGGGAAAAGCCTATCAACAAGACGATTACCTATCACGACCCCTGCCACCTTGGCCGCCACGTTGGAGTCTTTAATGCTCCCAGATATGTGCTTTCCCATATTCCTGGTGTTAAGTTCGTTGAAATGGACAGGTCAAAGGAATTCCAGCGCTGCTGTGGAGCTGGCGGTGGTGTAAAAGCAGGAATTCCTGACCTTGCTGTGGCAATGGGAGAAGCCAGAGTTAAGGATGCTCTTGAAACCAATGCAGATATCCTCTCGAGTGCGTGCCCCTTCTGTAAGAGGAACCTCTCGGATGGTCGTGACGCCCTCAAATCTGATATTGTTGTAGAAGACATCATCGAGCTGGTTGCAGAGGCTCTTGGCCTTAGCACCTCATAA
- the hdrE gene encoding dihydromethanophenazine:CoB--CoM heterodisulfide reductase subunit HdrE, translating to MLYFSGLSDALRLTFVQVMIMATLAFVIFIYGLIVAFQKWGTGVTGYALEPQEGKKGSAITFLKTWWKQVTEESHHHGTPILEILILDIVFQRRILKRSPFRWIMHLCIFGGWMTLFALSGLMFTVEITEKIGIELPFTPDVFREWLSIPNYVFGYILLIGVLIAIVRRLFVSEVREASIMYDWVLIGVIFIVTISGFLADGIRTGLIWSFGLDPAAAPPAALFHSIFSLLFCIAFIPYSKYIHVIAIPLALLANKGGE from the coding sequence ATGCTTTATTTTTCTGGGCTCTCGGATGCACTAAGGCTGACGTTTGTCCAGGTAATGATAATGGCTACATTAGCCTTTGTTATTTTCATATACGGTCTGATTGTCGCCTTCCAAAAATGGGGAACAGGAGTCACAGGTTATGCTCTTGAGCCTCAGGAAGGAAAAAAAGGAAGTGCAATCACATTCTTAAAAACCTGGTGGAAACAGGTAACAGAAGAATCTCATCATCACGGAACGCCTATTCTGGAGATTCTTATACTTGATATTGTCTTCCAGAGAAGAATTCTCAAGAGAAGTCCTTTCCGCTGGATTATGCATCTATGTATTTTTGGGGGTTGGATGACCCTCTTTGCCCTATCCGGACTCATGTTTACAGTTGAAATTACCGAAAAGATCGGAATTGAACTCCCGTTCACTCCTGACGTGTTTAGAGAGTGGCTCTCCATTCCGAACTATGTCTTCGGGTATATTCTACTTATCGGAGTCCTTATAGCAATAGTAAGAAGACTGTTTGTCTCTGAAGTCAGGGAAGCTTCAATTATGTATGATTGGGTCTTAATCGGAGTAATTTTCATAGTTACTATTTCCGGTTTCCTCGCCGATGGAATTCGAACAGGCTTAATTTGGAGCTTTGGGCTTGACCCCGCAGCAGCACCACCGGCCGCTCTATTCCATTCCATATTTTCCCTGCTCTTCTGTATTGCATTTATACCATACAGTAAATATATTCATGTAATCGCCATACCGCTTGCACTTCTTGCAAACAAAGGAGGCGAATAA